The genomic DNA TAAGGCACCTCGTTAATTTAGTTTAGTGATGTTTATTAAATTATACGAAAGTGCTTTATTTTTTTAAAGTATTACAATGTAAAATTACATATAAATACAAAGTATTTTGGCGAGACTCTTGAGGGAACAGGACAAGCTGAAGACTACAGGCTGAAGCTGTCCCCTAAGAAAGCGAGCCAACAATACGGAGTATTGTAAATAAAGAAGCCAGTAAATGAATTTGTTAAAACTCATTTACTGGCTATTTCTCTAGGAATTATGTCCCAGACTCTATTTTACTTTAAGTGTACTTCATCAGTAGCAATGTTATTTTGGTTCAATATAATGTAATTCTTTAGCTGTATCTGCATCGATTGTACGATATGACACAATACCTAATCCTTTAACGTTAGATTCTGAGATGATGATTGAGCCGTCGTCGTTTACTTTTTCAACAAAAGCAACATGACCATATACGTCATGAGCGCCAGCTTGACCTGCTTCGAAGACTACAGCAGTATGTGCTTTAGGTGTGCGACTCACATTATAGCCATCATCTTCGGCGCGATTATCCCAATTGTGTGCATCTCCCCAGTCACTGCCGACTTTCTTACCAAATTGTTGGACACGTTCATATACATACCAAGTACATTGGCCTTGTGGATATGGTGATGAAGTATCTGTAATTTCAAAGGCTTTAAAGTCACCACCTGCAACATCAGTACCGCTTGAAGATGATTTCGCATAGTGATCTAAATCTGGCATTTTTTTCTTATCAAAATCAGTTAAATGATAATGTTTGATTAAGCTATTTAATTTAGTAGCATAGTTAGGGTCAGTAGCATAGGTACGACTCAAATTTTGAGTAGCATCACGATAATCGATAGCTTCACTTTTCCAAGTAGGTTTATAGATTGTTGGATTACCCTCAATGCCATTTTTAATTAAAGTAGCGTAATCTTCCAAGGATTCTTTAGTGCTTGGATATTTGCGGAAACCAGCATTGATATTAAACATACTATTATCACTATTCGCCTCGAGTGTATTGAAGTTAACAGATTGTCCTTTATAGCTACCTTTAATACCAAATAAATTATAATTTGGAGATTGTGCTAATGCACTATTACCTGAACTAGATTCTAGAATAGCTTGAGCAATCATTACTGAGGCATATATATCTTTGTCTTGACCAATTTTATGTGCATCTTTAGCGATTGATTTAATAAAGTTGCGCGTGTCTTTATTTTCAACGACTGCTATATCACCGTCACTAACGTCATTACCATCAAGTTGTGGCAGTGTTTGGAATAGGCTAGTTGAACGCGTATTACTTTTCTTAAAGTCATCTTCAAATGATTGTGCAGGTTCAGTTTTATGTTCAAGTTCCGCTTTGGTTGGTAACTGTGGATTGACTGATTTTGAAGTAGTATCTTTGTTAGTTGCTGAATCTGTTGTTTTCTTTGATGTACTTTCTTTTTTAGAAGATTCATAGTTATGATGTGTTTGTTTCGCATCTTCACTATATTTATCCAATACTGAATCTAACGCAGATTCTGAAAAGCTTTTATCCTCTGATTTACTTCCAGATGTTGCATTATTATTAGATGAGTCAGTTTGATTAGAAGGTGTTTGCTCTTTAGTTGAGTCATTTTTGTCTGTAGTGTTCTCACCATCGTTTTGATTTGATTGATTGGCACTACTTGAATCTTCTTTATCAGATACTAAGTCATCAATTGCATCTAATGCTTTGCTGACATTTGCATCGTCTTTATTTTGACTTGTAGTTGACTGATTACTTGCGTTATTGCTTTCTTCTCGTGGCGTTTCATTAGATTTGTTCGCTTCTTTAGTGTTGGTATCATCATTGTTTGATGTTTCAGTAGATGATGTATGTTTTTCAGTTGAGACATCATTTTCGTCGCCACTATTTGTATTATCATTTTCAGAAGTGTCATTCGTATTAGCAGGTTGTTCATAATCTGAAATGTCACTATTAAAGTGGAATATGGACGCAATTAAATTTGTTAAACTAAAGCCATTATCATATAGATTTGGATTCAAGAATTTAGATGCATTCAAACCACTAGATTGTGTCGCATCAAAGATAGGTGATAAGGGTGTGCGATACGTATTGTCTTTATGAGTAGTTGTTTGATGAGTTTGTGATGCTTTGTCTTTAGTGTTTGATGATAATTTAGAATTTTTGGCTTTATTGACATTTTTTTGATTAGATTTCGTTTCTTTAGAAGGTTCTTCAGACGTTGCAGTATCTGTGTCTTTGCTATGAGAATCAGATGTTTCTTCAGAATTAGTATTATCAACATCGTCATTATTGTCGTTCGATGATGTTGTGTCGTCTTTACTTTGTGATGTGGATGCTTTGGACTTAGCACCTGCATTATCATCGTCTGCATGCGCGATGCTTGATGAAAATGTTGGTAATACCAGTGTTGTGGTTAAAAAATAAATCATTAATCTATGTTTCGACATGGATAGTGTTATCCCCCTAACATTTTCCAGTAATGGTATGCGAACAAATCATAATTTGGTATAATGTTTATTATGATTTTTTAGTTGATAACTATCAACTAATTATTACTTTACTTAATAAAAGTATTATACTAACTCTATAAAGAAAAAAACAATGCTTTAAATCATTTTGAGATAAAATTTTAATATTTCATTTTTAGGAGTGTGAAAATGAAAAACGCACTGAAATTATTTAAGACGGACTTGAAACGTGTCGCTAAGACTCCAGCTGTTTGGATTATCTTAGCTGGTCTAGCCATACTTCCGTCATTTTATGCATGGTTCAACCTATGGGCTATGTGGGATCCGTACAGTCATACCGGACATATCAAAGTTGCGGTAGTAAATGAAGACCAAGGCGACAAAGTTCGTGGTAAGAAGATTAATGTAGGGGATACACTTGAGAATAACTTAAAGAAGAATAATAAATTCGATTGGCAATTTGTGAGTCGAGAAAAGGCAGACCATGAAATAAAAATGGGGAAATACTATGCCGGTATATACATACCTAAAGAATTCTCACACCAAATTACTGGTACATTAAGAAAGAAACCACAAAAAGCAGATATTGAATATAAAGTGAATCAGAAAATCAACGCTGTAGCACCTAAAATGACTGATACAGGGTCAACTGTTATCGTTGATGAAGCCAATAAGCAATTCAATTCAACTGTGACGAAAGCGTTACTGCAAGAAGCGAATAAAGTAGGTATTCAGCTTGAAGATGAAGTACCAACGATTAATAAAATTAAAAATGCTGTGTACGCAGCACATAATTCACTACCTCAAATTAATAAAATTGCTGATCGTATTGAATATCTCAATGATCATCAAGACGACTTAGATCGATATGCGAATAAGTTCCGAGCATTAGGCAACTATAAAGGAGATATTTTAGATGCTCAACAGAAATTAAATGACGTGAATGCAGCCATCCCTTCTCTAAATGAGAAGGCCAAACTCATCTTAGCACTTAACGAGTATATGCCAAATATTGAGAAAGTGCTTAACATCGCTTCTAATGATGTTCCAGCACAATTCCCTAAGATAAATCGTGGTGTCGATATTGCGAGCGATGGACTCAATTTAGCGAATACGCGTTTAAATGATGCACAAGGTTATCTAACAAATGCCCAACAACGTGTTGGTGATTATCAAGAAGCCGCGGGACGCGCACAAGAAGTAAATGGCCAAGCAAATAATGCGCTACGAAATCAAAGTACATCAGGCAAGACTAAATTTAAAGTACAACAATTAAGTACAGACGGTAGCAACGATACGACGAATGATAAACAAATTGTGTCTAACAACGATGTTAAGTCTATGAATAGTGCACTTGCTGAATCATTATTAGCGCTATCTAGCAACGCGGATAATCAAGCGAAGGCGTCACAATCAGATGTCAAAGCATTGAAGAACATTTCATATGGTGTCATCGGATCTAATCGACCATCTGAATTTAATGATATGTTACGTAATCTGAAATCACGTCTTGAAAATAGCTCGAAAAGTAATCAACAACTTATAGATATTCTTAAAGAAGTAGAAGAGAAAGAAAATGTGGATTTATCGTCTCAAATCAAAGAAATTGAGAAAGCGAATAATCGTATTAATGATACATTACGTTCAACAAATCAACTAATAGACGCTTTAGGTAATGGTAGTTCAGGTAAAGCAGAAGCAGTTAATGTATTACGAACTTTACCAGATTTAAATAAAGGTTTAGGAAACTACCGTAAGTTTATTAAAAATGATTTAAATAATCGTTTGTTAGTGGTGTCTAATGAAATTACGCAACAATTAAATCAAGGTCAAAATACGTTATCTAATGTGCAGTCTAAATTAAATACGATTAATCAAGTCATCAAAGCAGGTCAAGATATTGTGTCTGATGGTCAAACGCGTATTTCAAATATTCAAAGTGAGTTACCAGGACTAGAACAAGCGTATATTAATGCGATGCAAACAGCGCAACAATATTTCCCAACAGTGAAAAAAGATGTGGCAAATGCAGCTGACTTTGTACGTAATGATCTACCAGGAATAGAACAACAATTAGCAAATGCGACTGCGACGGTAAATGCGAATTTACCAACATTATTTAATAAATATGACAATGCAGTTAATCTATTAGATCAAAATCAACCACGTGCGAAAGAAGCATTGGCGAATCTGGCTAACTTCTCTGAAAATCGTTTGCCAGGTATTGAAAAAGATTTGAATAAAGCGAATAAGATTTTCAAAAAATTAGACAAAGATGATGCAGTGGATAAAGTCATCGATGCATTGAAAAATGACTTGAAAAAACAAGCAGATGTTATCGCCAATCCGATCCATAAAAAACAAGTCGATGTCTTCCCAGTTAAAGATTATGGTTCAGGCATGACGCCATTCTACACATCATTATCTATTTGGGTAGGGGCATTACTACTAGTCAGCTTATTATCAGTGGATAATAAACATGAAGAATTGGAAGATGAATTAACAAAACGTCAAATTTACCTAGGTAAAGGTGCTTTCTTTGTCATGATGGGTATCATTCAAACACTCATTGTAACTATGGGCGACATATTCATCTTGAAAGCACAAGTCGAATCGCCAATGTTATTCATCTTAGTAGCATTGTTTGGAGCAATCGTCTTTAATACGATTGTTTATACAAGCGTTTCATTACTGGGTAACCCAGGTAAAGCCATTGCGATTATATTATTAGTACTACAAATTGCAGGTGGTGGTGGTACCTTCCCAGTAGTAACAGCACCTAAGTTCTTCCAAACGATATCACCTTATTTACCATTTACGTATGTAATTGATTCATTACGTGAAACAGTAGGCGGTATTGTTCCAGAAATATTAATTACAAAAGTACTAATTTTATCATTATTTGGACTAGGCTTCTTTGTACTTGGAATCTTGATTAAACCTGTACTAGATCCAATTATGCATAAAATTTCAAAACGTGTAGATGAAAGTAAAGTAACTGAATAACTTTCTTAAAAGCATTCTTACCATTAAGTTGGTGGAATGCTTTTTAGTTAGTGAGTAAACGAGCTCGCTCTGGCTCAGTTTACCTAATTACTTAATTACATGTGATTATTAATAACGTTTTTCTTAGCAAATGCTATATTAATGAAATCTATGATATAAGTTTAGGGCTTTAGTATAATGAGGTGGAATAAGGGGGGATGGGGATGTATATTCCTAAAAAATATGAAATGACAGACTATCAAAATATTGTGTCATTCATGCAAGAAAATAATTTTGTCACTATTGTCACAATAGAGGGTGGTAAACCTGTTGCTACACACCTTCCAGTTATTGTTGAAGAAACTGATGAAGGCCTCTATATTTCTGGACATTTTGCGAAGAATAATAAGCAATGGCAGACGATTGAAGATACAGCGTCTACATTAATTATCTTTCATGGTCCGCATGCGTACGTGTCTGCAAGTTGGTATGAAGATGAGGATGTATCAACTTGGGATTACCAATCAGTACATGTATATGGTCAAGGTAAGTTGTTAACTGAAGCGCAGTTGAAAACGGAATTAGTTAAAATGTTAGATCAATATGAAGGCCATCGTGAGAATGGTGTGACTTGGAATAAATTGTCAGACC from Staphylococcus taiwanensis includes the following:
- a CDS encoding amidase domain-containing protein, encoding MSKHRLMIYFLTTTLVLPTFSSSIAHADDDNAGAKSKASTSQSKDDTTSSNDNNDDVDNTNSEETSDSHSKDTDTATSEEPSKETKSNQKNVNKAKNSKLSSNTKDKASQTHQTTTHKDNTYRTPLSPIFDATQSSGLNASKFLNPNLYDNGFSLTNLIASIFHFNSDISDYEQPANTNDTSENDNTNSGDENDVSTEKHTSSTETSNNDDTNTKEANKSNETPREESNNASNQSTTSQNKDDANVSKALDAIDDLVSDKEDSSSANQSNQNDGENTTDKNDSTKEQTPSNQTDSSNNNATSGSKSEDKSFSESALDSVLDKYSEDAKQTHHNYESSKKESTSKKTTDSATNKDTTSKSVNPQLPTKAELEHKTEPAQSFEDDFKKSNTRSTSLFQTLPQLDGNDVSDGDIAVVENKDTRNFIKSIAKDAHKIGQDKDIYASVMIAQAILESSSGNSALAQSPNYNLFGIKGSYKGQSVNFNTLEANSDNSMFNINAGFRKYPSTKESLEDYATLIKNGIEGNPTIYKPTWKSEAIDYRDATQNLSRTYATDPNYATKLNSLIKHYHLTDFDKKKMPDLDHYAKSSSSGTDVAGGDFKAFEITDTSSPYPQGQCTWYVYERVQQFGKKVGSDWGDAHNWDNRAEDDGYNVSRTPKAHTAVVFEAGQAGAHDVYGHVAFVEKVNDDGSIIISESNVKGLGIVSYRTIDADTAKELHYIEPK
- a CDS encoding YhgE/Pip domain-containing protein produces the protein MKNALKLFKTDLKRVAKTPAVWIILAGLAILPSFYAWFNLWAMWDPYSHTGHIKVAVVNEDQGDKVRGKKINVGDTLENNLKKNNKFDWQFVSREKADHEIKMGKYYAGIYIPKEFSHQITGTLRKKPQKADIEYKVNQKINAVAPKMTDTGSTVIVDEANKQFNSTVTKALLQEANKVGIQLEDEVPTINKIKNAVYAAHNSLPQINKIADRIEYLNDHQDDLDRYANKFRALGNYKGDILDAQQKLNDVNAAIPSLNEKAKLILALNEYMPNIEKVLNIASNDVPAQFPKINRGVDIASDGLNLANTRLNDAQGYLTNAQQRVGDYQEAAGRAQEVNGQANNALRNQSTSGKTKFKVQQLSTDGSNDTTNDKQIVSNNDVKSMNSALAESLLALSSNADNQAKASQSDVKALKNISYGVIGSNRPSEFNDMLRNLKSRLENSSKSNQQLIDILKEVEEKENVDLSSQIKEIEKANNRINDTLRSTNQLIDALGNGSSGKAEAVNVLRTLPDLNKGLGNYRKFIKNDLNNRLLVVSNEITQQLNQGQNTLSNVQSKLNTINQVIKAGQDIVSDGQTRISNIQSELPGLEQAYINAMQTAQQYFPTVKKDVANAADFVRNDLPGIEQQLANATATVNANLPTLFNKYDNAVNLLDQNQPRAKEALANLANFSENRLPGIEKDLNKANKIFKKLDKDDAVDKVIDALKNDLKKQADVIANPIHKKQVDVFPVKDYGSGMTPFYTSLSIWVGALLLVSLLSVDNKHEELEDELTKRQIYLGKGAFFVMMGIIQTLIVTMGDIFILKAQVESPMLFILVALFGAIVFNTIVYTSVSLLGNPGKAIAIILLVLQIAGGGGTFPVVTAPKFFQTISPYLPFTYVIDSLRETVGGIVPEILITKVLILSLFGLGFFVLGILIKPVLDPIMHKISKRVDESKVTE
- a CDS encoding FMN-binding negative transcriptional regulator; protein product: MYIPKKYEMTDYQNIVSFMQENNFVTIVTIEGGKPVATHLPVIVEETDEGLYISGHFAKNNKQWQTIEDTASTLIIFHGPHAYVSASWYEDEDVSTWDYQSVHVYGQGKLLTEAQLKTELVKMLDQYEGHRENGVTWNKLSDQNKKQIKGIVGFKVKANHIEAKAKLSQNRSDKEKENIILQLNQSGNWMEQKVAKEIDDIR